Below is a genomic region from Fusarium oxysporum Fo47 chromosome XI, complete sequence.
AGCTGTTTGAAGCTGGTGAAGCGGGTCTAtcagatgatgagattcGGGCTGAGGCGCAGGCTTATATTGTCGCTGGTTCTGATACTACTGCAACGACACTAACCTACCTCGTATACTCCGTCTGCTGTCGTGGCGATGCCCGGCAGAAGCTGGTCAAAGAGCTCATGGAGCTGCCCGACGACTTTGGCCACAGTGACTTGCGCGAGCTTCGTTTGGCTACCGTGAGATTCTTCCGCGCTTTTCCCAATGCCTGTGTTTCATCAATCGAAGGAATGTCGCAAGATGATATGGAGCTGCGTGCGTATTTTCTTTTGACACCGAAAGGAGGAAGATGTCTGATCCAGCTGGATTTAAAAAATTGGCCGactgtttcttctttgtgTAGCCTGACGATGCGAGGATGAAGGCCTCAGTGGCGTGGTGGAAGAACTGAGGCGAGTGGTAGCTGGGTAAGGCAACAGAGAGGCGGGCTTTCAGGAGTGAGGAGGTAGTATTGGTATAGCTTTGCTGCCTGTAGATACCAGCTTGCATAAGAGTTTAGTTATTGGTAGAAAAAAACAAAGCACCCCGAAGAGCCTTTCTACCTTATTTTTACGGTGAAAGAGAATCAGTTGGCCAGAAGTACAGGGTATTTCCCATGATTCGATAGGAGATACTTTAGCTGCCACTGAGGTAGTATGGATAAGCAGGTACCTGTTCAACAATTAAAACAAGAGTCCGTGCGCTCCCCAGAATTCATCCATCGCGTCTCTTTTTTCGCGTCGGCTGGCGAAACATTGAAGAAAATAATACTGCGGCGTCCTTCAAGCATGTCGGTTGCTAGTTATAAGTAGTTCTTATTATCTTTGTTATTTGTTTAGTAATCATTAAAGTCCGAGCTATTGCCTTACGCTTATTCTGCTGCCAAACTTGCAGACGGGAACGTCATTCGTTTATCTGACGGGAACTTCCGTCTGCAAAACATCCCAGCCGATAATGCAATAAATATTGCTTGAGCCTCCAGAAGATGTTAACCGCAACTGGATCCTTGGTCCAGCAAATTTTGCAGCTCTCAAAATTGAATCAAGTCTCTACGAGGACTTATGCTGTCGCTGCAGTTCATTTGAGAAAACAAAGACAAAACTATGCCGAATTATCAAAGGAGAGCACGTGCAGCAGTGTCCATCGACTTCAGCTCTTTGGTCAGATCCGTTCATCTTATCAATTGACAGCCTAGCTTCCCCCTTACCTTCGCAACCTTGACCCCATCCACAGCACCAACACCCAATTTATTTTTAGCCTCCTCAAGtcccctcctcttcctcctttcaACCGTCAAAAAGCAATACCTCGCGACCGCCGAAGCCACAGAACTAAAACGTTTCAGGTCCCGCCTCTCCCACATTACGCACTGACACGACCGTCAGCTTTAGTTGGTTATTTAGCGATTGGCCAAAGCATCTCGCAATCTAGGCCAATCCGTCAAATGATGTTCAGCCTGACTCGCGGGCCACGAAGCGCTAGCTCATTTGGGAGGCGATGCAGGGGTATGTAGTATTGACAAGTCATGGAAATTGTGAAGGtcgagaaagaagaaaggatAGATCCACTGGGGATTGTTTCTTCTCCACAAGCGCTGAAGGGAGCTAAAACAGTCCCGAGGGCATCGCGTCTAGACATCTTGAGTAGGAGAAGCTAGAGGGTAATTTCTAAGAGGGAAGGGAACCAAGCTGTCGTGAAATCGCCAATGCCATTGTCCTGAGACGACCAAGTCCATTCCATAACTAGACAAAAGCAAACCCATCTTCTGCCATCATTGTCAAAAGTCAACCCTTAATATCGTTTCTGCCCCGCAAGCATGTGACCAATGCTCTTGATACGAGTGTGCCAAGGGCGCATCTGGCAGCTGTATGATATGATTGACACTACCGTCTGTGCGATGCATGCTTTGACCCGTTTCGATTTGTTTCGTTTCTCCTCTATTTAACTCCCAACATGTCTCATTCACTTGGCCCTCTAAGCAAGTTGTCATTCATCCTGTACCGCCAAAATGCATCTCAATTCGCTCCTTGTATCCTCCCTCTTCGCTGCTTCAGCCCTCGCGGCACCGAGCGCTTCAACAAAGAAAGCTTGTGAAGAAATCTCAAAAGCCATTCCGGGTCGCGTCTCACAGCCCTTCACTATCAACTACAACAGTCAATCGTCAGGGTACTGGTCTACAGCTTTACGTGAGATCAAGCCTGCTTGCGTCGTCACTGCCAAGTCAGCTGAGGATGTTTCAAAGGCTGTCACCATCTTGAACAAGTATCCTGATGTCAAGTTTGCTGCTAAGAGCGGTGGGCATGATCCTAACCCTACTCATGCGActgctggtgatggagtCCTCATCTCGTTGAATGAGATGGTAGGCGCTACTTATGATGCTGATAAAAAGGTTGCATATGTCAAACCTGGTGGAGAGTGGAATGATGTTATTTCGCAGCTCAACAAGGATGGTGTTGCTATCGTTGGAGGTCGTCTCGGTATGTTTTGTAAGGCTTACTGGGTGATACACTGCTGACTTGGCTCTAGGActggttggtgttggaggTCTGCTTACACAAGGCGGAATCTCTTTCTTGAGCGCCCAATACGGCTTGGCTGCTGATGTATGATCAGTCATGGAACCAGAATGACTCTCACTAACGATGTGCAGAACGTTGTCTCCTGGGAGATGGTCAACTGGAACGGCACAATTATCAATGTCGACGCAAAGACTCAGCCCGAGCTTGCTGTTGCATTAAGAGGCAGTGGAAGCCAGTTCGGTCAGTCAAATATATTCTCCGTCAAAGCAAATCTAACAATCGCAGGTATCGTGACACAATTCACTGTCAGAGCTTACCCCATCGGAAAGGTCTGGGGCGGTATTCGCACCTACGACGAGTCCAAGACAGACGAACTCTACAAAGCGATGCACGAGTTCATCCCATACAGCAACGAGGACCCCAAGGCCGCTATCATTGTTACCAgtctcatcctcactggAAGTAGCAGGATCAACCTTTTGTTCTACTTCTATCAAGGCGAGAAGCCTCCTACCACTGGAGCCTTTGCCGATTTGTTGAAGATCAAGTCGACGCTTTCGACTACAAAGACACAGTCTTATCCTGATCTGGTAAGCCAATTGATATCGTCTTGGGATGTGACAGTACTAACGGTATACCAGCTCAAGTCCAACGGCGCCGGAGTTTCACTCTTGAACTCGAGAATCTCATTCAGAGTAAGCAGCTTCTTTCCCAATATCTAGCCTCAGCTAACATCTCAGACCGCCACTATTCCCTACTTCCCCGATGACTCAAGCGTATATGCCGAAATTACCGACAAGTTCGTCGACATCACAAGCACCTACTTCAAGAACCTCCGCGGTCTCGCCTCCCAATGCTCCGTCGACTTCCAACCCCTCCCCTCCGCAATCGGCAAACACACCGAAGAACGCGGCGGAAACGCCATCGGCTTCACTGCCAACGACCCAGACCGcgttcttcttgagatccAGTGCGCTTGGGTTGAGAAGCGTTACGACGATACTGTTCGCCAGTTCTCCAAGGACTTGACGGCTTGGATTGAGGATAAGCTTCCTGAGTGGATTGAGAGGAATGGAGGATCTGCGGATGAGTATCTTCCTTTGTTTATGAATGATGCTATGTATGATCAGAACGTCACGGGAACTTACAAGGATTACGCCAAGTTTAAGGAATTGCAGCGCGAGGCTGATCCGGAGGGTGTGTTGAGAGAGAGGATGGGTGGTTTCAAGTACTGAGCCAGCTTCAGGGCTGTAGTTATCGCATTCgtatagtattaataataatgTCTTATCTATAAAGGTCTCTTTGGCGTGATTAGCTGCTGATACTGCCAGACTTAACACGTCCTCGCACATGAGCAACTGTGGATGCGATCAAGGAACTTGACTCCTTGCCATGCGTAAGTACAAGTGCCCTCGTCTCGAGCAAGCCAACAGGCTATCCCATATCCTTTTCAGCAAGGTATTCCCTATCCCGAACTGCTTCAGATGGCCCAAAGCTATTTGTGTCTCCGCAAGAGTCCCAACAGCAGAACCAGCCCCAAGTTCGAGATGCGCCTCGATAAGAGGTTTTCTAAGATCAACTTCTGTATATATCTTGTTGAGAACTGTGACACCCTTGTCCATCTTTCTCGTCTTGTCAAACATCTCATCACTCAATGCCACCATAGCTTTACCGAGCTCGGTATCAGGTCCAGCAATTCGGGAGTTAATTTGCAGAGATTCTGTCATGGTGTCCAGATTTAAGAGGAAATTGCGTATTCTGTTACGAAAGGCCTCGTATTTTGCGTGTTCTGCCATTGCGCCCAGCCATTCCTCTCTATTAGACTCGGTGGATGCGGCTTGTGAAACTGCGGGTGTTTGGTTGGTGTCCATTGCATATAGAAGAGGGTTCTCAAACTCGATGGGAATTGGGAAAGTATAGAGTGTTGAAGGTTGCATGAGAATCAAGAATCAAAAGGAGGAATTTATGACCCTGTACAGGGGAAGATGTCAGTGTCAAGGTATGCCAAAGTGATGCAGAGCAATGCCATAGAATACTCAATCACATCTATTTCTGGTAGGTTCTCATTCTAGTCACAGTTCATGATCAACAAGAGCATAGATTCATTGCTATAGGCGCTGTGCGATAGTGATAACAATTCTCAGCGGTCAATTTCTGTAAGCGGTTAATCTTCAACCGTTGGCTCTTGTCAGAGTAGGCTTTTCAGAAACTTCCCGTGTCTTTACCAATTGCATTTTTGCAGTTATGCAACCCATCTTGGGGTTCCGGACGGCCAGCTTGCGCGAGCTGTCAATCCGGGATCTTGATAGGACTGGAGACCTCTTGCGTAGCAGGATTTGAAAGGGAGCTATCGCACATGTATCATCTCAGTACTTGATGGAGCAACCTGAATATGACGTGGTGCAAGGTAAGCGGATTTGGTACTGAGATTCAGTATGGGCAGCATTGCTGTATGGCGGTTATCTCGCACGTCACCCATCGTCTCATGGAGACAACACATAGCCTTGTGTAACCCAGCTGCATCGGAAACTCATGATTCCGAAGACCCCAGCCCAGCCACCTCTCCTCACCGCCACTGACCAGCCAGCCACAAGAGAAAATGGTATTACTAAAATGAGGAACCCTGGTCGCACAGTTCAGCTGTGTCTTACAACCCCGCCCTGAGACATATTCCGCACTCATGATTGCGCCCATAGTCCCAATCCCCGTGGTGTCTCTCTTCTCGGACGTTTTCACAGTGCCAATGGGCTGTTTCTCTGGCTGGTAGGTGTACTACCTGCATCAGTCATTCGTCGAATGCCGCATGATAAGATTGCCTCCATGAGATTGCAATAGTTCGACGCATGGTTGAGTTGATTCGATGAGGTTTGGTGTTTTTCTTGGTGGCTAATTACCCGGCACGCCTGTAGAAAGGCACTTGATCCAGTGTGAAGAGGCCGACATCCATTGATCGTGCATCTGAGACATATCAAATCACTTTTCAGAATCGATATCTTGAGGAGAAAACGCGACAACGCTGCATAGGCTCATTGTAGCTGCATATGCAGTGACAGCGCGCAGTCCAGTGTCCTGTTGGAAGGCTTGTTACTCGCCAAGAGCTACCCAGCACAGAACTCTTGTAATTTCACGCGACACAAGTCTCACTCTCTCTATCAGCCATGATGTAGTGCTCAGTGCCACGAGGTTGGAGAACCCGCCCAGTATCTCAATTCTAGTgagttattattattatgcTTGCTTAGCACCGTTTCCTTCAGCCGGTTTACTCCAATGAGCAACAGCCGTCTACCCCCAGTACCCATTTCTTTCCTTTGGAGCTGCGGGCCGTAAACGGCCAGCCGCTGCGGATCACCCATATTTCACTAGTCTGACTTGCTTCAGACCATGTTGGTGTTTCCTGCACGACATGAGACAATATCGCATGGTATTGAGATACCATACTCGTGTAACCATCAGCCATGAGTTCAATTTGAGGTTAGGCTACAAATTATAAGTAAGGTCTTAATTTTCCATTGAGTAAGTTGACTCGCCAGTTGTCTAAATTTGTGCAATGTCGACAGTCGCTCTATCTCGAAAGAGGGCATCGACCCCCTCTTCACCAACCACCAACTTGAGtaagaagctgaagctgacaAGCATATCCCCGTTTCAGCCTCTGGACCAACAGATTTCACTCGCCACGCTTACGACACTGCTGAACCAAGACCCAACCGATCTTGTTCCAGATCTGCGGATGCAGGTGACATGTCTGAAACTGTTTCTCCTGGTAATGTGAGATCACATACCGATGCATCTTCTACCCAACTGACAGCCTGTAGTTCAAGAATTCCAGAAAATAAGCTGAGTGTTAAAAGGATTTCACCGAAACATAGACCGGAGCACGAAGTGGGGTATAGACAAGCTGTAGAGGCTCTTAGCAAGTTCGATGTTCTGGGCATTGCAACGCGGAAAATGATCGCCACGGTCAATGATATTGAGAGGATTACAAAGGATATTGATGAAATTCTGGAATTTGAAGCCCCATCATTTCCCAATGTGCAGCTAAAGAGGTCATGTCAGGATTTCATCGGGGTATATGAGGAGAGATTGGCCAGCTTGGACCCTATGAGAGAAAATCGTTGTAAGGATAGTTTGTCCGGTGGTAAACATGAGATGGTCTAAAAGAAATTTATCAGACACTCCCAGCGAAACTGCTAGTCAAAAAGCTCACTTTTCAAGGTTTTAAGAGCGCTGACATGTAGTATTGTTCGGTTATTCCTCGTGCGCAGTTGAATGCTGTCTCGGTTAGGCATCAATCCCCAGTACTTGCGAGTGATAGCGCCCTTCAGTGAGGCACTTCAGTGCAGTCAGTTGACGCTAATGTGCCCGAATGATATCTACAAATGTGACTGTATTGTTCAACAAGATATCATATCTTATTAGATTCTTTGTTAACAATTGTTCGAAAACCTTCTTTCTTGATTCTTTCACTGCTagttcttcctcttctgttCATGTTCTAATCGCACGTATTGAGCCTGTATAGTGAACTAGCATTGGGAGACGGCTATTGTTTTCTAATGTGTATTTCACTTCTTTTGTTCGGTTTATTTACAGCTACTGTATCAAGCATCCCCAGCTTCACTTTTGGCTTCTTAAACTAAGCGCATATGAGTCTCCTTCAGATTCACCTCAACACGATGAAAAATTTCACATCTATTCCCAATCATAAGCTAGCAAGGTCATCAGTCTATGAACCAACTACCAAAATGTCCGACCAATCCTTGCCACTCCGAAACAAAAGTGTCATCTCGGACCTTCGACGAGAGTACAAACAACGCGTGTCCAACTTTGCAGAGGACATCGCTCAGGTCTATGAGCTACGCGCCAAGGTGGACAGAGCAAACCGGGACTTCAAGGATGGACTCGGAAAGGACGTCGATCGACTGCTGCTCCTTCACTCTGAAATCATAAAGGGATCCGATGCTGTTAAAACGGGAGACTCCCTTCTGCTGACTGAGGGGGACATCATAGCCCTCTACCATCAGCTTGGCACCAAGGTTGTTTCAGAGCATTGGTATGAGTGCGTCCTTGAGAACATTTGGGAGAACGAGAAAGTTAAAGCGCAAGAGAAGATGGTCAGAGAAAAGCACTACGAGCTATACCATCAGAAGAGGCGCCCACGCATGACTTGTGACAATGGCTATTATACACATCGTATGCATTGGTATGCTGAACGTCTGTTTAGTCGAGAGAATACAACTGAAGACGGGCCACTGCCAGTCAAAATTGTAAAGAGGCTTGCATTCCTGGAGCTGTATGGAGAGGCAGATGTTTCGGAGTCCGACTTTGAGCAGGATCTGAGCGCCCGGACTGATATTCTAATTGACGCCCTCAGGCCCGCGGGAGTTGAAAGCAAAGATTCCATCTTGTGGATGGAGCGTAGATATGGATGCAGGAGCCGCAGGGACGGTTAACTGTGATTGTGGCGTTGTTGAGCGAGATGCAAATGGTTGGAGTAAGCTCTCTATTTTTGGCAGGTTTCGATGAAACCGGGTGTAGGTTTTCCTTTCGTAAGATAAACTTCTGACCTTTTAGAGCTAGGTCTAGTATTATCGAGGCTCACTCTAGCTGCAGGGCTAGGTAGTTCAAATTCCGATACCATGACAACAAAAGCGGTCCAAGACCcattatcttatttattgTGCGTCCTCATTTGACATTCGCGTGTTCTTTTGCTCATCATCGCGACCAATTTCCACTTTCACCATCAGCTCATTCAACATAATGCCTTCCTTCCAGACGTCCTTTGCTATATGTTTCTGTTGATCATGCCAGAAAACTTCTGGACCCCAGCTTTGTTTCTCCGTTCTGgccttccttcttttcttcattGCGTCGTGCACTCTTTGTTCTGACTCCTGTTTTGCTAGGGTAGCCAGACTGCATTCTTTGGCTTGCTAAGCTTCGTGTTGTAAATCTCCCATAATACTGGGAATATCTTGACCCGCTTCATGATCCAATACGGCGCATGGCCGAATTCTTGGTAGAACCGTAGGTCTTTTGCATCATCGGGATTGTGCCACCGAATTTTGCCGGGATCGTCATGAACTCCGCCTAGTGACACTTTGAATCGGTGAAACAAGATTCGGGATATGTCGCGGATATCGAATCCCACTTCGGGGATCTTTGTCGACTCGAGCAGCGTTCGAAGAGATATTTCGCTGTTGCCGACGGCCGAGAAGGCTGCATCTCCAAGTTTTCTCACATTGAACGTGTAAAGTATTCTATTCGATGGAATGAATAAGTGGAGGTTGATTAACTCGTCTTTGGCTATTCCTGTGGCATCGAGATAGATCGTCCGAGGTGTCGCGTGGAGCCCGTTGACATCTCGTAGTCGTTTCAGTTCATTCTTGAATTTGACCGGTATGAGGGTCAGTCCACCGCCCTCATTCTCATTCTCAGTAGATTGAGAGATCGATTGCTGGTTCATTGTCTCGGTGAATAGTTGACAAAAGCGAAAAGGAATGATATGGCGCGATATGCTTGTGGACGCTCGCAAGCTTTCTGTGCACTCgctaagaggtaataaagAATGGATAGAATGAAAGTATGAGCTCATGACGAGATTGACTGATTGATTTTGCCCCTCTTGCAGATGATTGGATTGCCTCGATGTCGCAGCCTGATGGTGTAACGATGGGCCTCCCGCATTTGATCTTCACGCATGGATGCAGACAACAAGTTTACTATGTAACAAACATTACCATAAATTCCTCCCTATTTATTTGCTTGAATTCCCTAGCAACCTAATACCTCTCCACTCTATCTAGCAGAGCATACATCCAAATTAACTACGTACTGCAAATCCATATCCTAACAGTAAGTAATGGCAATGCCTGACATTTAGTACAGACTATCAGTCCAGTCTTGAGCAGCACCCGATGAGGTAGCACCATTTATCGGACCCGCCAAGTTGACTCCAGAGTTAGTGTAGATGCCAAAAGGATCACCAGCATCATTCTTGGGGTTGTAGCTACAGCCTCCAGACGATGGGGGAAGAAGTTGCCAGTACATGTTAGGCAGGCCAGCAGAGTTCATGTCATTCACTTCCGAGACGAATGCCGACTTCTGATCGTACTGTTGCGAATCGACTCCCCATTCCTCGAGATAGACCTTCTTTCCGTTGGCCTGATTCAGCCAGTTGGGTAAGTTGGCGCTCCATTTGCCAGGGACACTCGCATAACGGTGGACGGAAATGGCATCAATGGCCTTGCACTGCGTGACCGCAGGGAGAAAGGTGCAACCGTGTGAAAAGTCGCCGCCTAGGCCACCGGTGGAAATCAGGATATGGCTGTCGAGTCCCGCGTTGCGCATGAAGGTTGCACGGCCACATGCCCAGCCTGAAGGGTCGCCGTTCTTGCAATTGCTAGGTCCAGGAGTCATGGGTTCATTCTACAGACTCTGTTAGAGAATTCTAAGCCTATTTGGCGACTTAGGGTTCGTACCTGCAGGTTAAAGCTAAAGATGGCGTTCGGCCAGTTCTTCCAGACTTTGCCAGAGTATGTGCCCTTGTAGTTAAGAATGTACGACAGACGCGCGTCGTATGCATCAAAGGCGTCCTGCTTCCCATAGAAATACCCAGAGCCCCATCGGGCCCAATAGGCATCCCTTGAGAATGTCAGAGATTGAAAGTCTGTGCCATGTGGATAGATACTACGTACTTTCTGTAGTCTCCAATCAAGGAGTTGGCGTCATGGGGTGAGATGATAGCTTTGATGTTCTTGTCCGACAACTTGACCAGAAGcttatcaatctcatccaaAGTTACCTTGTTGTACTGTCCAATAGTGGTCTCCAACTGCGGGATATCCCTGACAATCTGGCTCCCTTTCTGGCAGCCCTTGCTAGCTTGGTTGACCCACAACCTGACAACTTTGGTGTCGTAGGAGGACAAGGTCTGGATATAAGCGTCCTGGGCTGAGTCTGATATGCCTTGCAGGAAGTAGTTGTTGGTGCCAGACCAAGACCCGGACTTGGTCTCGGCCACTTGACAAAAGTGAGCGAGGGCTAGACACAGCGTACTGAGGAGACCCTTCATGGTTCAGGCTGATTTGAGGGAAGGAGAAGTAGTTGGGTAAATTATGCGTGGTGGTGATTTGGTATCATTTCTTACCAGAGGGCTATGGACTGTATTTATAGAGAACAGCGTCTCGCATATTCAGGCTGTGTGGTGTATATATGCAACATCACAGTTGACTTAAGGTGACATTGGGGAAAATGCGGTAGTGAGACCTCCAGCACTCCGTAAGCATGCAATCCTTGATAAACACAATCTTCCAACAGTGTACAGACAGGGCAGGAAATTACCATAAAACTTATACAACTCAGTTGGCCAAGCAATTTTATCCTATAACAATGAGATGCCAAGAAATATCTACCTGGAGTAGTCATTTTTCGCCATTTCA
It encodes:
- a CDS encoding glycoside hydrolase superfamily translates to MKGLLSTLCLALAHFCQVAETKSGSWSGTNNYFLQGISDSAQDAYIQTLSSYDTKVVRLWVNQASKGCQKGSQIVRDIPQLETTIGQYNKVTLDEIDKLLVKLSDKNIKAIISPHDANSLIGDYRKDAYWARWGSGYFYGKQDAFDAYDARLSYILNYKGTYSGKVWKNWPNAIFSFNLQNEPMTPGPSNCKNGDPSGWACGRATFMRNAGLDSHILISTGGLGGDFSHGCTFLPAVTQCKAIDAISVHRYASVPGKWSANLPNWLNQANGKKVYLEEWGVDSQQYDQKSAFVSEVNDMNSAGLPNMYWQLLPPSSGGCSYNPKNDAGDPFGIYTNSGVNLAGPINGATSSGAAQDWTDRYGFACTESLRASTSISRHIIPFRFCQLFTETMNQQSISQSTENENEGGGLTLIPVKFKNELKRLRDVNGLHATPRTIYLDATGIAKDELINLHLFIPSNRILYTFNVRKLGDAAFSAVGNSEISLRTLLESTKIPEVGFDIRDISRILFHRFKVSLGGVHDDPGKIRWHNPDDAKDLRFYQEFGHAPYWIMKRVKIFPVLWEIYNTKLSKPKNAVWLP